ATCGGCGCCAGCGTGCCGTCGAAATCGAGGAAGAAGGCCGTGCGGGAAGGCGCGAGAACGGCGGTCGAGATATCGGGGATCGGCAAGGTCGTGCTCCGGCTTTTGTTCCGTCCAATGCCCGTCGTCCCGCCCGTGTTCCGTAATATGTGCCGTGCGGCCCGGCGAGGGAAGCGGGAACGGTGGGAAGCGGGAACAATGCCTCGCTCGCGGCGGTTGGGCTGAGCCCATTCCCCAATGAGGAGCCCGATCATGGACGACATCAAGCAAAGCGACGAGGCCGCGGAGGAAGTAGCGAAGCAGCACCGCATCCAGGCGCAGGTCAATCGCGCCGACGAGGAGCGTGGCGACGAGGAAGCCGAGCCGAAGGCGATGCAGGCCGGCGCGCGCGCCTATCCCGTGCCGCCGTTTCCGCCCCAGCATCAGGCCAAGCCGGGCGACGAGACGCTGCTCGAACCGGCGCCGATGTACGACGCCCCGTACTGGCGCGGCTCCGGCAAGCTGGAAGGCAAGGTGGCGCTGATCACCGGCGGCGATTCCGGCATCGGACGGGCCGTCGCCGTGCTGTTCGCCCGCGAGAGGGCCGACGTCGCCATCGCCTATCTCAGCGAGCACGAGGACGCGGAGGAGACGCGGATGGCCGTGGCCGACGAGGGCGCGCGCTGCCTGCTGCTTCCCGGCGACGTGACGAGCGAGGCCTATTGCCGCGAGGCGGTGGCGGCGGTGATCGAGGAGTTCGGCGCGCTCGACATCCTCGTCAACAACGCCGCCTTCCAGTACCACGCCTCGGGGCTCGACGAACTGACGACCGAGCATTTCGACACGACGATGAAGACCAACCTCTACGGCTATTTCTTCATGGCGCGCGAGGCGGTGCCGCACATGGAGCATGGCGCGGCGATCATCAACACCGGCTCGATCACCGGCATCGACGGCAGCGAGGAACTGCTCGACTATTCGATGACCAAGGGCGGCATCCACGCCTTCACCCGCGCGCTCGCCGGCAACCTCGTGTCGAAGGGCATCAGGGTCAACGCCGTCGCGCCCGGCCCGGTGTGGACCCCGCTCAACCCGTCGGAGCGGCCGCCTGAGGAGGTGGCGCAGTTCGGCGCCAAGACGAAGATGAAGCGGCCGGCCCAGCCAGAGGAGATCGCCCCGGCCTACGTGTTCTTCGCCTCGCCGCAATGCTCGAGCTACATCACCGGCGAGATCCTGCCGATCATCGGCGGCTACTGAGAGAGTGGAGAAAACGGCGGGAACATTTTCCGCGAAGGCGCGGTTAGGCCCGTGTTCACCCACGAAGCAAACGTTGAAGGAGGAAATCATGACTCCCAAACTTCTCATTGCCGCCGCGCTCTCGCTCGGGCTCGGCACCG
The window above is part of the Aquamicrobium sp. genome. Proteins encoded here:
- a CDS encoding SDR family oxidoreductase, which gives rise to MDDIKQSDEAAEEVAKQHRIQAQVNRADEERGDEEAEPKAMQAGARAYPVPPFPPQHQAKPGDETLLEPAPMYDAPYWRGSGKLEGKVALITGGDSGIGRAVAVLFARERADVAIAYLSEHEDAEETRMAVADEGARCLLLPGDVTSEAYCREAVAAVIEEFGALDILVNNAAFQYHASGLDELTTEHFDTTMKTNLYGYFFMAREAVPHMEHGAAIINTGSITGIDGSEELLDYSMTKGGIHAFTRALAGNLVSKGIRVNAVAPGPVWTPLNPSERPPEEVAQFGAKTKMKRPAQPEEIAPAYVFFASPQCSSYITGEILPIIGGY